From Rhodoferax sp. AJA081-3, the proteins below share one genomic window:
- a CDS encoding carboxypeptidase regulatory-like domain-containing protein — translation MATAQAQVTPEVTNGLAWLDAQVLQDGQMVADSQIATAQQARCETATTLLKFLGSTLKNSALVATLNQSGAEVPTQNLACQQQLRQQLGQVLLAPEIELRRIGGEGFGAYEGYAVPNALDSGWASLPQLQNLTPQDKSRLLAWFQANQAVDGHFALHSGADLLATAAVLRGLKGEASLNPVAAAIASKAAAYLLGRRNAAGHWSDDTASTALIFEAVHPYTGGDPTIATGVASYLLGKQQQNGSWDADPFTTAVALRALGLSAQPALNPTLAVLRVRFVDASNNAPLPGVVLVSPSAPTVNGTSNALGQIELGALLPGSYQLQASLNGYATLNFTVSLTAGQVLDAGVLQMLVAGNTSLSVVTGQVRDQSNNAPLDGAIVSVSPQNLTAVTTADGRYLISGVTPGNITVSVDKTGFASAAGSGTVLAGQVLNFSPLLVPSSAPGQAGDCSVQGLITDAISHAPLAGVTVNLGGVVTRTTVTDAQGRYSLPALASGVVTVSTAKAGYDSVNASTRLVCSVDRATVVDFSPRLYATGQTPPNANTSGLSGVVMDARTNQPIANAALLVTPEVGAPVNALSAADGTFSIAGLNGASVQLSVTATGYQGIALQFALTPLTVTDLGQIRLRPPTVQQLLPDFKVMVVKRGNALSDPQTLQLSGTVEVDVSNVGTQSTPAGATVLAFNDVNRDDAFDTAVDVVLGQTTLATALPPGQTTTVQIDVGGTLAFRDAPIHVIIDPAQQIPEISKANNVRSTSQEALYTPVAQNFNPALKWAWSGSTNNPQYNQVMMTPVVGQFVDTNGDGVVDTRDNPCVIFTAFAGSSYAGSGVIRVLDGVTGNELMSIVDSQNGVSGSGGLALADLDGDGRPELIAITRNVKAVVFKNDGSRLWTSEVLGPMPPYGVWSAPSVADLDGDGSPEIMIQRAVLNANGTIKWTTSGSSYGANTTIVSDLFDAGQQNVIQGGSVYTAGGTLIWQGNDGFSGVADFEGAGRPSIAVVGGGFVHLYSREGVLKWRVAVPGGGGGPPTIADADGDGVPDIGVAGRSAYTVFRADGSVMWSKSAQDYSSAITGSTFFDFDGSGSATALYADEKNMRGFKGSTGQAVWSIPNPSDTYVEYPVVVDIDRDGHADLVVVANNHAHPGVRGIRVFQDVNNAWVPTRSIWNQHAYSINNINDDLTVPRRPVPSWKSHNTFRLNKRMDADARAIADLTVGYLRVADAGAGGGSTLTVRVGNAGSYLIPVGTKLAVYNTNPSLGQPVPSARLGIASTSQALQPGEWQDVAIPVTGNLATLSAGNTIWIVGDDDGTGKKTIADFDRSNNTLMGDLSAIALNLKIAVSTNLAVYTERDQAIFTGTVSNQGSFARDAIVRYTVLDAHGRAVQTLPVGNAVGVAAAASVTVPALWATVGTLAGNYQVRAELVTPLGVVYGSATANFAIQAGQPQFNSARVTTDRSSYTSAQTVQLTARVSNLTSNLVQADLRARTTVLSSTGASAFSQTEAIAQLVAGGQRQFTYNLPAAGLAAGSYNTQLQLLDAQGNVLAQHTGVFTVQPADQNGVGLSGSIQANPATTAAGGTVALSASVRNLGNAAISNAALTVSIVDPIAQRTIASWPYNPSIAQGASFAMTPVWNTTGSVPNTYVAVLSTTLGGSSQTLASTNIVVTAAGSSTKPRVGQYPLRQGRVLLLVSCRNREDGYADQGTVPVAIPDGPGADDARCTASRTAFVKRLLTTAGVPHYVTSNVDDFTYALRSGQFNIYWISGGADKLTDGLALEIREAVNRGDGLLIDGIHDARNKLLDEVVGVGYRGQVLVVNQPITFANGPLVGSTLQTTGRALTYNKGTAIQVAKFPAGVVCANCNAADDTAVAGNTYGRGKGVVMAFDLIGSLQSHIADPKWNTALQQAFEYLLPQVADPLTAGAYAAVRTTVGYQGAMANFNVAYTVPTGAKALAGEPVVTILNGAPQAQWDFSLANGQSKDFTLYLRAPTSNGTHFLGTAVNLMVGGQISLAGSYPFALQVAVASDAAATSKLIADLNALSFTVASDGLNRSQAVRYLQSAVAQTRPELAITNLISAVDTLRLITSKDMSAYRLQIDRWMQELAYQWQTAQPVRNIP, via the coding sequence GTGGCGACCGCACAAGCACAGGTCACTCCGGAAGTGACCAACGGTCTTGCATGGTTGGATGCACAAGTCCTTCAAGATGGCCAGATGGTCGCCGACTCGCAGATTGCGACTGCGCAGCAAGCGCGCTGCGAAACCGCAACCACGCTGCTGAAGTTTCTGGGTAGTACCCTCAAAAACTCCGCACTGGTCGCCACGTTAAACCAAAGTGGCGCAGAAGTCCCAACGCAAAACCTTGCCTGTCAGCAACAACTGCGTCAGCAACTTGGTCAGGTGCTGCTCGCACCTGAAATCGAACTCCGTCGCATTGGTGGTGAGGGTTTTGGTGCCTATGAGGGGTATGCCGTTCCCAACGCTTTAGACAGCGGGTGGGCCAGCTTGCCACAGTTACAAAACCTCACACCACAAGACAAGTCTCGCCTGCTGGCCTGGTTTCAGGCCAATCAGGCTGTCGACGGCCACTTTGCATTGCATTCGGGCGCCGACCTGCTGGCGACCGCCGCCGTTTTGCGCGGTCTCAAAGGCGAAGCTTCACTAAACCCAGTCGCGGCAGCAATTGCCAGCAAAGCTGCTGCCTACCTGTTGGGGCGCAGAAACGCTGCCGGTCATTGGAGTGACGACACGGCTAGCACTGCGTTGATTTTCGAGGCAGTGCACCCCTACACCGGCGGCGACCCGACCATTGCCACGGGCGTTGCAAGTTATCTGCTCGGCAAGCAACAGCAGAATGGTTCCTGGGATGCCGACCCATTCACCACTGCGGTGGCGCTCAGGGCGTTGGGCCTAAGCGCGCAGCCCGCGTTGAACCCTACTTTGGCGGTACTGCGTGTAAGGTTTGTTGATGCTAGCAACAACGCCCCTCTACCAGGTGTTGTATTGGTGTCGCCCAGCGCACCAACGGTCAACGGCACCAGCAATGCACTGGGCCAAATTGAACTCGGAGCACTTTTACCAGGGTCTTACCAACTACAGGCCTCACTAAACGGCTACGCCACGCTCAACTTTACTGTCTCTCTGACAGCAGGGCAGGTGTTGGATGCTGGTGTGCTGCAAATGCTGGTAGCTGGCAACACGAGCCTGTCCGTTGTTACTGGCCAGGTGCGTGACCAAAGCAATAACGCACCGCTGGATGGCGCAATAGTCAGCGTTTCTCCGCAGAACTTGACTGCCGTTACAACGGCGGATGGCCGCTACCTGATCAGCGGCGTAACGCCCGGCAATATCACCGTCAGCGTTGACAAGACGGGCTTTGCCAGTGCTGCAGGCTCAGGGACCGTACTTGCAGGTCAAGTGCTGAACTTCTCACCGCTATTGGTTCCCAGCAGTGCTCCTGGTCAAGCAGGCGATTGCTCTGTGCAGGGTCTCATTACCGATGCAATATCGCACGCGCCCCTTGCCGGGGTCACCGTAAATCTCGGTGGCGTAGTAACGCGCACTACCGTTACAGATGCGCAAGGGCGCTACAGTTTGCCAGCACTGGCCAGCGGCGTAGTGACTGTGTCAACGGCAAAGGCTGGCTACGACAGTGTGAATGCTTCTACCCGGCTGGTTTGCAGCGTGGATCGAGCCACTGTGGTGGACTTCTCTCCTCGACTCTACGCCACTGGGCAAACACCGCCAAACGCCAATACATCGGGCCTGAGCGGGGTGGTGATGGATGCGCGCACCAACCAGCCCATTGCCAATGCGGCACTGCTTGTCACGCCCGAGGTTGGCGCCCCCGTCAATGCCTTGAGCGCTGCAGACGGAACGTTCTCTATCGCCGGTCTCAACGGGGCCAGTGTTCAATTGAGTGTCACAGCCACCGGCTACCAAGGCATTGCTCTGCAATTTGCACTGACGCCTTTGACCGTGACCGACTTGGGTCAGATACGCCTGAGGCCACCGACTGTTCAGCAATTGTTGCCAGACTTCAAGGTAATGGTGGTCAAACGGGGCAATGCCCTTTCGGATCCACAAACACTGCAGTTGTCCGGCACCGTAGAGGTTGATGTGAGTAACGTCGGTACACAAAGCACGCCCGCAGGGGCCACTGTGCTGGCCTTTAACGACGTGAACCGCGACGATGCCTTCGATACAGCGGTTGATGTGGTGCTGGGCCAAACTACATTGGCTACGGCATTGCCACCTGGGCAAACCACCACAGTGCAGATCGACGTCGGCGGCACTTTGGCGTTTCGCGATGCACCAATCCATGTGATCATTGACCCAGCGCAACAGATCCCAGAGATCAGCAAAGCCAATAACGTGCGGTCTACATCGCAGGAGGCGCTGTACACACCAGTTGCGCAGAACTTCAATCCCGCGCTCAAGTGGGCATGGTCCGGAAGCACCAATAATCCCCAATACAACCAGGTCATGATGACTCCCGTGGTTGGCCAGTTTGTCGATACGAACGGTGATGGTGTCGTAGATACGCGTGACAACCCTTGTGTGATATTCACTGCATTTGCGGGGTCATCCTATGCCGGCTCTGGGGTGATCAGGGTTTTGGATGGTGTCACTGGCAATGAGTTGATGTCGATAGTTGACAGCCAGAATGGCGTGTCAGGCTCCGGCGGCTTGGCTCTTGCTGACTTAGACGGCGATGGAAGACCAGAACTGATTGCAATCACACGCAACGTGAAGGCGGTGGTCTTCAAGAACGATGGCTCACGTTTGTGGACTTCAGAAGTACTTGGACCCATGCCACCCTATGGTGTTTGGTCAGCGCCTTCTGTCGCGGACTTGGATGGCGATGGCAGTCCGGAAATTATGATTCAGAGAGCTGTCCTCAACGCGAATGGGACCATCAAGTGGACTACATCTGGAAGCAGCTACGGAGCGAACACAACAATCGTTTCTGATTTGTTTGACGCGGGTCAACAAAACGTCATCCAGGGCGGGTCGGTTTATACGGCCGGCGGCACTCTTATCTGGCAGGGCAATGATGGGTTCTCTGGCGTCGCAGACTTTGAGGGCGCTGGTCGACCTTCCATCGCAGTTGTCGGAGGCGGTTTTGTACACCTCTATAGCCGCGAAGGTGTGCTTAAGTGGCGTGTTGCGGTGCCGGGTGGAGGTGGTGGACCACCAACCATTGCCGATGCCGATGGCGACGGGGTTCCAGATATTGGCGTGGCAGGCCGTTCTGCTTATACCGTGTTCAGGGCCGATGGCTCTGTGATGTGGTCAAAGTCGGCGCAAGACTATTCTTCTGCAATCACAGGATCAACCTTCTTTGATTTTGATGGAAGTGGCTCTGCTACGGCGCTGTACGCTGATGAGAAAAACATGCGAGGTTTTAAGGGTTCTACTGGGCAAGCCGTTTGGTCCATTCCCAACCCATCAGATACCTATGTTGAATACCCAGTGGTTGTGGACATTGATAGAGACGGCCATGCAGATCTTGTTGTTGTCGCAAACAACCATGCGCACCCGGGTGTTAGAGGCATTCGCGTCTTCCAAGACGTCAACAACGCCTGGGTCCCCACCCGCAGCATTTGGAATCAGCACGCCTACAGCATCAACAACATCAACGACGACTTGACCGTACCCCGTCGTCCCGTGCCCAGCTGGAAGAGCCACAACACCTTCCGCTTGAACAAACGTATGGACGCAGACGCGCGCGCCATTGCCGACCTGACTGTGGGCTACCTGCGTGTAGCCGATGCGGGTGCTGGTGGTGGCTCCACTCTGACTGTGCGGGTGGGCAATGCGGGGTCGTACCTCATACCGGTTGGCACCAAGCTTGCGGTTTACAACACCAATCCTTCATTGGGCCAACCCGTGCCATCGGCAAGACTAGGCATTGCCAGCACCAGCCAAGCGTTGCAGCCTGGTGAATGGCAAGACGTCGCAATCCCCGTCACGGGCAATTTGGCGACCTTGAGCGCCGGTAACACCATTTGGATAGTGGGCGACGACGACGGCACTGGTAAAAAAACCATTGCCGACTTTGACCGAAGCAACAACACCCTTATGGGGGACTTGTCTGCCATTGCGCTGAACCTGAAGATCGCTGTATCGACCAATCTTGCGGTTTATACCGAGCGGGATCAGGCCATTTTTACCGGCACCGTTAGCAACCAAGGCAGCTTTGCGCGTGATGCGATCGTCCGCTACACCGTGCTGGATGCGCACGGTCGCGCGGTGCAGACATTGCCTGTTGGCAATGCTGTGGGCGTTGCTGCGGCTGCCAGTGTGACCGTGCCAGCCCTTTGGGCTACTGTGGGCACCCTTGCAGGCAATTACCAAGTGCGTGCTGAGTTGGTCACACCTCTGGGTGTGGTCTATGGCAGCGCCACCGCCAACTTCGCCATCCAGGCCGGCCAACCCCAGTTCAACAGCGCCCGCGTTACAACAGACCGCAGCAGCTACACCAGTGCGCAAACCGTGCAACTGACAGCGCGGGTCAGCAACCTCACCAGCAATCTCGTGCAGGCAGACCTACGGGCGCGCACCACGGTACTCAGCAGCACTGGCGCCAGCGCCTTCAGTCAGACCGAGGCCATAGCCCAGCTGGTAGCAGGCGGCCAACGCCAATTCACCTACAACCTGCCGGCCGCTGGGCTGGCGGCTGGCTCATACAACACACAGCTCCAACTGCTGGATGCCCAAGGCAACGTTTTGGCACAACACACCGGTGTATTTACGGTACAACCTGCCGATCAAAACGGCGTGGGGCTTAGCGGCAGCATACAGGCCAACCCGGCTACCACGGCCGCCGGTGGCACCGTGGCCCTGTCTGCCTCTGTGCGCAACCTTGGCAACGCCGCCATCAGCAATGCGGCGCTCACCGTTTCTATCGTGGACCCCATTGCGCAAAGGACCATTGCCAGCTGGCCCTACAACCCATCCATCGCCCAAGGCGCCTCCTTTGCCATGACCCCGGTGTGGAACACCACAGGCAGCGTCCCCAACACCTACGTGGCGGTGCTGAGCACCACGCTCGGTGGCAGCAGCCAAACCCTGGCCAGCACCAACATCGTGGTTACCGCTGCTGGGTCATCCACCAAACCCCGCGTGGGCCAATACCCCTTGCGCCAGGGCCGCGTACTGCTTTTGGTAAGCTGCCGCAACCGTGAAGACGGCTATGCAGACCAGGGCACTGTGCCGGTAGCCATACCCGACGGCCCCGGCGCTGATGACGCCAGGTGCACCGCATCGCGCACTGCGTTTGTTAAACGTCTGCTGACCACTGCCGGTGTGCCGCACTACGTGACGTCCAATGTGGACGACTTCACCTACGCCTTGCGCAGTGGCCAGTTCAACATCTATTGGATATCTGGTGGTGCAGACAAACTCACCGACGGCCTTGCCCTGGAAATCCGCGAAGCCGTCAACCGTGGCGATGGCCTGTTGATCGACGGCATACACGACGCGCGCAACAAGCTGCTGGATGAAGTGGTGGGCGTGGGCTACCGCGGCCAAGTACTGGTGGTCAACCAGCCAATCACCTTTGCCAACGGCCCATTGGTTGGCTCCACACTGCAGACCACCGGGCGCGCACTCACTTACAACAAAGGCACGGCAATCCAGGTCGCCAAGTTCCCCGCAGGGGTCGTCTGCGCCAATTGCAACGCTGCCGACGATACCGCCGTGGCTGGCAACACCTATGGCCGTGGCAAAGGCGTTGTGATGGCCTTTGACCTGATTGGCAGCCTTCAGAGCCATATAGCCGATCCCAAGTGGAACACCGCGCTGCAGCAGGCATTTGAATACCTGTTGCCCCAGGTTGCAGACCCCTTGACCGCTGGCGCCTATGCCGCCGTGCGCACCACCGTGGGCTACCAGGGTGCTATGGCGAACTTCAACGTTGCCTACACCGTGCCAACCGGCGCCAAAGCCCTTGCGGGTGAACCTGTGGTCACCATCCTCAACGGTGCCCCCCAGGCCCAGTGGGACTTCAGCCTGGCCAATGGCCAAAGCAAAGACTTCACCCTGTACCTGCGTGCGCCCACCAGCAATGGCACCCACTTCTTGGGAACGGCCGTCAACCTCATGGTCGGCGGGCAGATCAGCCTGGCAGGCAGCTACCCATTTGCACTGCAGGTAGCCGTAGCCAGTGATGCGGCTGCCACCAGCAAGTTGATAGCCGACCTCAACGCCTTGAGTTTTACCGTCGCGTCAGACGGCCTAAACCGCAGCCAGGCGGTGCGGTACCTGCAAAGCGCAGTTGCACAAACACGGCCCGAGTTGGCTATCACCAACTTGATCAGCGCGGTGGACACACTGCGCCTCATCACCAGCAAAGACATGTCTGCCTACCGCCTGCAGATAGACCGCTGGATGCAAGAGCTGGCCTACCAGTGGCAAACCGCGCAGCCGGTTCGCAACATCCCCTGA
- a CDS encoding Panacea domain-containing protein: MATPTNFNERRTAQAAAFLLHRAGGRLPSIKLVKLLYLAERKSLEEYGVPISGDRLMSLRHGPVMSITLDHINGFIPSSPGGWDTWVADKANHFVALSDPSMIADPAVDLGALSESDVEVLDQIWADFGKFERWALVEYTHTNLPEWRDPGDSNLPITYESLLANLGYDENQVKLMVQHFTEQAELSKAVAAA; encoded by the coding sequence ATGGCTACCCCTACCAACTTCAACGAACGCAGAACCGCGCAGGCGGCGGCTTTTTTGCTGCACCGCGCAGGGGGACGGCTGCCTTCCATCAAGCTCGTGAAGCTGCTGTACTTGGCGGAACGAAAGTCTCTTGAAGAGTACGGGGTCCCGATCTCTGGCGACAGGTTGATGAGTCTGCGCCACGGTCCAGTTATGTCGATTACGCTGGACCACATCAACGGATTCATTCCGTCGTCACCTGGCGGATGGGATACGTGGGTAGCCGACAAGGCCAATCACTTCGTGGCCCTGAGTGATCCCAGCATGATTGCCGACCCAGCAGTGGACTTGGGCGCCTTGAGCGAGAGTGACGTCGAGGTGCTCGATCAAATTTGGGCTGACTTTGGAAAGTTCGAGCGCTGGGCTCTTGTGGAGTACACGCATACGAATTTGCCGGAGTGGCGCGACCCCGGCGACTCGAACCTGCCCATCACGTATGAGAGCTTGCTGGCCAATTTGGGCTACGATGAAAATCAAGTCAAGCTGATGGTCCAGCATTTCACAGAGCAGGCCGAACTCTCCAAAGCTGTTGCCGCTGCGTAG